From Curtobacterium sp. SGAir0471, the proteins below share one genomic window:
- a CDS encoding 3-oxoacyl-ACP synthase III family protein has product MKHCAIAGWGTALPDRRVTYGSGTRTVTRYRIADDVSQLDMLAEAASRAIERAGIDAADLDLVIAACAAGVQPIPCTAALVMERVAPDARAAALDVNSTCTSFITALDVASRYLEDGDHERVLVVSGDVGSRFLDPTQRESAELFSDAAAAVVLTRGDGTQGVLSALQQTWPEHAHDTELRGGLSRYPAQRYAEGDPADYLFDMHGRRALTGMLRVLPGFFARFWERSGLGLDDVDLVVPHQASGAIGLAMRRIGIPTDKYVDEVAAFGNSVSSSVPFMLARCLDDGRLRRGDTVLLCGTAAGLTANALALRL; this is encoded by the coding sequence ATGAAGCACTGCGCCATCGCCGGCTGGGGGACGGCACTGCCCGACCGGAGGGTCACCTACGGCAGCGGCACCCGGACCGTCACGCGCTACCGGATCGCCGACGACGTGTCACAGCTCGACATGCTCGCCGAGGCAGCCTCGCGCGCGATCGAGCGCGCCGGCATCGACGCCGCCGACCTCGACCTGGTGATCGCCGCCTGCGCCGCGGGCGTGCAGCCGATCCCGTGCACGGCGGCACTCGTGATGGAGCGGGTCGCACCCGACGCCCGGGCGGCCGCCCTCGACGTCAACTCCACCTGCACGAGCTTCATCACGGCGCTCGACGTCGCCTCCCGCTACCTGGAGGACGGCGATCACGAGCGGGTGCTCGTCGTGTCCGGTGACGTCGGGTCGCGCTTCCTGGACCCGACGCAGCGCGAGTCCGCCGAGCTGTTCTCGGACGCCGCCGCCGCCGTGGTGCTCACGCGCGGGGACGGCACGCAGGGTGTGCTCTCGGCGCTGCAGCAGACCTGGCCGGAGCACGCCCACGACACCGAGCTCCGGGGCGGTCTGTCCCGGTACCCGGCGCAGCGGTACGCCGAGGGAGACCCGGCGGACTACCTGTTCGACATGCACGGCCGCCGTGCCCTGACCGGGATGCTCCGGGTCCTGCCCGGGTTCTTCGCGCGGTTCTGGGAGCGCAGCGGGCTCGGGCTCGACGACGTCGACCTGGTCGTCCCGCACCAGGCCAGCGGGGCGATCGGGCTCGCGATGCGCCGGATCGGGATCCCGACGGACAAGTACGTCGACGAGGTCGCGGCGTTCGGGAACTCGGTGTCGTCGTCGGTGCCGTTCATGCTCGCGCGGTGCCTCGACGACGGACGACTCCGTCGCGGTGACACCGTGCTGCTCTGCGGGACGGCGGCGGGCCTGACCGCGAACGCCCTCGCGCTGCGCCTCTGA
- a CDS encoding MBL fold metallo-hydrolase encodes MTERPSDGRVAERPRGVLRAAACGWTTHDLRGLVRGAPRGRRVFPANVFTWTGPDRTVLFDTGYAPLPWRTGAAGWAYRRLLPPVVPTGSTLADAVDTDAVTHVVLSHLHPDHVGGLAAVPHATVFVTEGIARSVARPRLLAGQLRGLLPEGLVDRLRVVPDSAFGPAPTGPLAGAGLATADPFGDGRTRLVRLPGHADGHLGLLVEDRVLLAGDAAWSRDLLGREHDLRLLPRAVAHDSGAQRDTAERLLALERAGVRLLFSHDEHRTGVDLLADDDEDRGGP; translated from the coding sequence GTGACTGAGCGTCCGTCGGACGGTCGCGTGGCGGAGCGCCCGCGCGGCGTCCTGCGCGCCGCCGCCTGCGGGTGGACGACCCACGACCTGCGCGGGCTCGTCCGCGGTGCCCCGCGCGGACGCCGGGTCTTCCCCGCGAACGTCTTCACCTGGACCGGTCCGGACCGCACCGTCCTGTTCGACACCGGGTACGCACCCCTGCCGTGGCGGACCGGTGCGGCCGGGTGGGCGTACCGACGCCTGCTCCCACCCGTGGTCCCGACGGGCAGCACGCTCGCCGACGCCGTCGACACGGACGCCGTCACGCACGTCGTCCTGTCCCACCTGCACCCCGACCACGTCGGCGGACTCGCCGCCGTCCCGCACGCCACGGTGTTCGTCACCGAGGGCATCGCCCGCAGCGTCGCCCGCCCACGGCTGCTCGCCGGGCAGCTGCGCGGACTGCTGCCCGAGGGGCTCGTCGACCGGCTCCGGGTCGTCCCGGACAGCGCCTTCGGCCCCGCCCCGACCGGTCCGCTCGCCGGGGCCGGACTCGCGACGGCCGACCCGTTCGGGGACGGTCGCACCCGCCTCGTCCGCCTGCCCGGACACGCGGACGGACACCTCGGCCTGCTGGTGGAGGACCGCGTGCTGCTCGCGGGCGACGCCGCGTGGAGCCGTGACCTGCTCGGGCGGGAACACGACCTGCGTCTCCTGCCGCGCGCGGTCGCGCACGACTCCGGAGCGCAGCGCGACACCGCCGAGCGCCTGCTCGCACTCGAGCGCGCGGGTGTCAGACTGCTGTTCAGCCACGACGAGCACCGGACCGGGGTGGACCTGCTCGCCGACGACGACGAGGACCGAGGGGGACCATGA
- a CDS encoding NAD-dependent epimerase/dehydratase family protein — MGATGSGERALVTGASGFVGGHVVRTLRSHGYRVTASGRRPEALPAGHVHVGALDDLARSDVPADVVVHCAALSSPWGPWSAFEHANVTGTARVLEYARRVGARRLVHVSSPGIYAAPRDRLDIREDQVDPSRPMNHYIRSKLHAEALLRAASGDPDGPEIVVLRPRGIVGAGDTGLVPRLLRVHDRVGVPLLRGGRGLVDLTAVENVAHAVRLAAEVPEAAGLAFNITNGDPRPFVELLDQLLTGLGVRPRYLRLPAGPVSALAAVLEAVCTVLPGQPEPPITRYTVSTITHSQTLDLTRARRVLGYEPVVGLDAALASYAVAGQRGRRVGEQPRD; from the coding sequence GTGGGGGCGACGGGTAGCGGAGAGCGCGCGCTGGTCACGGGGGCGAGCGGGTTCGTCGGCGGTCACGTCGTGCGGACCCTGCGGTCGCACGGGTACCGCGTCACCGCCTCCGGCCGTCGGCCCGAGGCGTTGCCCGCGGGTCACGTGCACGTCGGTGCCCTCGACGACCTCGCCCGCTCGGACGTACCCGCCGACGTCGTCGTGCACTGTGCCGCGCTCAGCTCGCCGTGGGGGCCCTGGTCGGCCTTCGAGCACGCCAACGTCACCGGCACCGCCCGCGTGCTCGAGTACGCGCGACGGGTCGGGGCGCGGCGGCTCGTGCACGTCTCGTCGCCCGGCATCTACGCAGCACCCCGCGACCGGCTGGACATCCGCGAGGACCAGGTCGACCCGAGCCGCCCGATGAACCACTACATCCGCTCGAAGCTGCACGCGGAGGCACTCCTCCGTGCCGCGAGCGGCGACCCCGACGGACCCGAGATCGTCGTCCTGCGCCCCCGCGGCATCGTCGGCGCGGGGGACACCGGACTCGTGCCGAGGCTGCTGCGCGTGCACGACCGGGTCGGGGTACCGCTCCTGCGCGGCGGACGCGGACTCGTCGACCTGACCGCCGTCGAGAACGTCGCACACGCCGTCCGGCTCGCCGCCGAGGTACCGGAGGCCGCCGGGCTCGCCTTCAACATCACGAACGGGGACCCGCGCCCGTTCGTCGAGCTCCTCGACCAGCTGCTCACCGGACTCGGGGTGCGCCCGCGGTACCTGCGCCTGCCCGCCGGGCCGGTGTCCGCGCTGGCCGCCGTGCTCGAGGCCGTGTGCACGGTGCTGCCCGGACAGCCGGAACCACCGATCACCCGGTACACGGTGTCGACGATCACGCACTCGCAGACGCTCGACCTGACCCGAGCGCGGCGGGTGCTCGGCTACGAGCCCGTCGTCGGGCTCGACGCGGCACTGGCGAGCTACGCCGTCGCCGGGCAGCGGGGCCGTCGCGTGGGGGAGCAGCCGCGTGACTGA